TCCTTAGAGTATGTGATTCTCAtatggattttaaaaatatgaacgAGAATTTCGTGCTTTAAaacaaatttcaatttaatagattaaattaaaGGAATTTGCTTCAATTCAATTCCAATGAAAACTTTGTCCATTTTCGAAATATAAACCtatccttctcttcttttctgagCTAAAACCTATCCTAGCTTATCTTGCTTCAGCTGTATCACGTGTACTAATACCACCAGGTAAAGTTTATCTACTTAGGTTTGTATTAGCAAGTTGAAAATATTCCTattccaggaaaaaaaaaaaaaaggtcactGTCTGATTAGACCATCCACCAGAAATAATGGTTACGTTGGCCTGGAATGTGGATATATGCATTAATCAAAGACAACATGAAGTAAGCAAATGCCTGATAGAACAGACAAGTTCCCTCTTGTATTAGCAGATGGACAATTAATGGATGCTTTACAGGGTGTTGCAtcttttttattgataagtTATGTACTTATCTTTCACTGCTTTTTGAATTTAACCTCATCTTTCACTACATATGTCCCTAATAAGAATTCTTATTAGCAACGACCATTGTCGTCAGAAATAAGCTAAATCCCACCACAAATactatatattgtatatatgGATTTTctcatggaaaaaaaaaaattcccaccTCAATAATTGTTGTTATTGATGTTAAAACTTGTTGCGACATTAGCGATATTACCCCAAAATGTCGTCACTAATAGGTGATTAATAGCGACGACATTTGGGTTGTCGCTAAAAAATTGGTCCATAAAGACCATTTTTCCAGTAGTGATCACGTGTGAGTATCAGTTGAACCAGCAGTATCCATTGGCATATAGTTGTGTAGCTTTTTAACCAGCAACTTGACCTAGCTAGTTGGCATTATCAAGCCAGCTTTCTATTAGATCAACTAAGCTAGTGGgcattttcttttgataatttttgacTCCAAGATGAGGGAAAGGGGAGATTCAAACTATTGTGTCTCTACTTCAAAAGCTGTTGtcccaaccgattgagctacttAACCCTTGGGATCATCTAATGGACATTTTCAAGGAATCGATAATATTATAGGACAAGGTAGGAGCCTTTCAGGGTCTCCTCTTCACAAGGAGTACAGTGCATCTCAAGTCAAGAGACTCGTTATTTTCCAACACAGCATATATATAGAAGCTTTATAGAACTCATCCCTTTTCTCTACAACccaaaaggcaaaaagaaaatctttaaCCCTTGGGATTCCATACTTCATCAATTTTGGTTCCATGTTCATGGTGAGTTAGAGTACTCATGCTTTTTCTCTCTTCAGAAATAAAGTACGTACGCACAAACTTACAAGAAAATGCTAGCTAGGAAAGAGACCATACTAATTAGAATTACAAGAAAATGCAAATTGTCTCCTTTGTAGTTCAACCATCCTTTTTGAGCTTATGGAGGATTGAAGCGAGCTTAGTGGCAGACAAAGGCTTCTCTTGATAGTCATCCAGGCCTGCTTCTATGAACTCTTGTTTTTCTTGCTCTTCTGAGCATGCCGATACACCCGCAATCAAACTACGAATCCCCATAGTGCGGAGTTTTCTCGTAGCCTATcgttaattataaataaattaaagtatgGAAAAAGAATTATCATCAAAATGATTTGCATGATTTTCTCCATTGATGCCTTAGTGatggagcatatatatatacgtacgtaCCTCAATCCCATTCATGACAGGCATATCCTTGTCCATCAAAATCAGGTCAAAGCTTTTTCCTGAAGAGTGGACATCAACGGCTTCTTTGCCATTCCCAACCACCTGATTTTGTACGCCTAGACCGTCCAAGAGTCTGCGGTGAATCATTTGATTTAGAGTGTCATCATCCACAACAAGAGCAGTTATCTTAGATGATGGCCCCAGCAGTACTGAAGAAGGTTCAGCTTTAACACTATTTATTACAAGCTCATCTTTCATCCCAATTTTAGTACTCTTCATCAT
The Alnus glutinosa chromosome 14, dhAlnGlut1.1, whole genome shotgun sequence genome window above contains:
- the LOC133856827 gene encoding two-component response regulator 24-like, whose amino-acid sequence is MMKSTKIGMKDELVINSVKAEPSSVLLGPSSKITALVVDDDTLNQMIHRRLLDGLGVQNQVVGNGKEAVDVHSSGKSFDLILMDKDMPVMNGIEATRKLRTMGIRSLIAGVSACSEEQEKQEFIEAGLDDYQEKPLSATKLASILHKLKKDG